DNA from Mucilaginibacter mallensis:
GTTGGTAATGGTTTATTCATCATACCTCACCAGTTCAAGTGTCCACACTTGAGTGATAGCAAATACGAGCGTCCTAGCTCGTTTAATAAATATGAGCGTGGACGCTCATCAATATTTTAAGTTCAAGCGTGGACGCTTGAACCGGCGGTGGAGCGTGGGCACTTGAATGGGGTAATCCCAATTCATTGCCGTTTGGCTTCAGCCAACGGCTAAATTCAAATAGAAAAGAGGCTTCAGCCAAAAAATATGAGGAGAGCCTTAAAAATGATTCTCATAATTTCTCATTTGCACTGCTTTCACACTTTACAATTTTTTAATACCTTTGCGCCTCTAAAATTGGTATAGTTATTATAGTATGTATACTATACAACAAACGATTAACTAAAATAGCCGCAAAAGATGAATATTTCACAGGAAAAAATTGATAACCTGAATGCGATCTTAAAGATCAACCTTAACCCTGAAGATTACCAGCCACGTGTTGATAAAGCTATAAAGGATCAAGCTAAAAAAGCAAAGATCCCTGGATTCCGTCCTGGAATGGTTCCTCCCGCTCATATAAAAAGAATGTACGGAAAGAGTATTTTGGTTGATGAGATCAATAATTTACTATCAGATACACTGAATAACTACATAAATGAGCAGCAATTAGAGGTTTTGGGTCAGCCATTGCCACAAGTTGATCATAGCAAAGAATATAACTGGGATTTCGCCGATAACTTTGAATTTAACTACGAAGTTGGTTTGGCCCCTGCATTTGATATCGATTTTTCATCAAAAGATAAAATAACCAAATATATTATCAAAGTTGATGACGAAACGCTGGCATCGCGCATAACAAATATCCGCAAAAGCTATGGCAAAATGACAAATCCTGACTTATCGGCAGGTGATGATGTGCTTTATTCAGAATTAGTTCAACTTTCACCAGATGGTTCTGTTTTTGAGGATGGGATAAGCAATACTACATCGGTTAGGTTAGACCAAATACAGGATGCCGGCATAAAGGCAGAACTGATAGGTTTACAAAAAGGAGCCGAAGTAGTGTTTGATATTCAGAAAGCATTTAATAACGATGCAGCTAAAGTTGCAGGTTTATTAAAGATAGAAGAAGATGCAGCCGCTGATCTGAAATCAAAATTCCGCCTTACAGTTAAGAACATTAACCGTTTAGAGGAAAGTGATTTAAATCAGGAGTTCTTTGATAAATTATTTGGTGAAGGTGTAGTAACTACTGAAGAGGAGTTTAAAGCTAAGATAACTGAAGAGCTTGAAACTATGATGCAGCAGGATGCTGAGCGTAAATTACAGGACGAGATATATCATTATGCGTTAGATAAAGTTGACTTTAATTTGCCTGACGATTTTCTGAAACGCTGGTTAAAAGCCACCAATGAGCAATTGAGCGATGATGAATTACAAGGTGGTTATAGTGATTTTGCAAAAAACCTTAAATGGACATTGATCGAGAACAAGATCATTAAGGATCAAAACATCGACATAAAATATGACGAAGTATTTGCCCTTGCAAAACAACGCCTGGCTCAGCAGTTCCAGATGTACAGTCCGCAGCCAATTGCCGAAGAGCAATTAGCCCAGTACACAGTACAGTACTTACAGACAAAAGAAAATGCCAACAAGATATTTGAAGAATTAAAAGCGCTTAAGGTATTTGATTACATTAAAAGCGTTGTTACTTTAAATGATAAGGATATTCTGTTTACTGATTTCAGCAAATTAGTAGCAGAGCATAAGCATTAATATTTTTAAGACCTTAGTCAGAAAGTCCGTAAGACGGGAAGTCCGAAAGCTCAAAACTGCTTTTTTACTTTCCGACTTTCGGACTTTCTGACTTCCGGACTAAGCTGATCCAAATAATTTTACTTTAAAAAAACTTTATGGTTTAAATTTTATTGAAGTAAAAACTATATTAGGGCGATTAAACCCCGCCAATTTACATAACAAGGATAAATAACAAATCATGGACAGTATCGATAAAAACGAATTCAGAAAATACGCTGTTAAACATCACCGTATTAACAGCCTTTACGTAGATAAATATATTACAGGAGTTGCCCAATCAGCATCACTTCCAACCTCAATGACACCCTATATCATAGAGGAACGCCAGTTAAATGTAGCTCAGATGGACGTGTTCTCGCGTTTAATGATGGATCGTATTATTTTTCTTGGCGATGCGATTTATGAAAATATCGCAAACATAATTCAGGCTCAATTGCTGTTCTTACAATCGGCAGATAGCAAACGTGACATCCAGATCTATATTAACTCTCCGGGTGGCTCTGTTTATGCTGGTTTAGGTATTTATGATACTATGCAATTTATATCAAATGATGTAGCTACAATTTGTACAGGTATGGCAGCTTCAATGGCGGCAGTATTATTATGTGCAGGTACCAATGGTAAAAGAGCTGCATTGCCACATGCCAGGGTAATGATTCACCAGCCATCAGGCGGTGCGCAGGGCCAGCAATCTGATATAGAGATTACCTATCATGAAATTACCAAATTGAAAAAAGAATTGTACCAGATCATAGCTGACCATAGCGGCGCGCCATTTGAGAAAGTATGGGATGCATCGGATCGTGACCATTGGATGATTGCTGAAGAAGCAAAAGAGTTTGGTATGGTTGATGAAATTTTGCGTGGTAATCACACAAAAGCTAAATAATTTATAATTAGATAAAAATAACTGGTTGAAATTGAAACAATTTGCAATACATTTCGTATTCAATTATCAATTAGTTATTTTTGATTAAACAAAAGGAAATCAGATGAATAAAAACAGCAAGGAGATCAGGTGTTCATTTTGCGGCGCCGGTAAACAGGACTCCCTGATGCTAATAGCCGGTCTTGATGCGCATATTTGTGATAAATGTGTTAACCAGGCCAATGAAATATTAGCTGAAGAGCTGAAAGTGCGTAAGGTAAAAGCCTCTCCTTCAACACCGGGTATATTAAAGCCTGCCGAAATAAAAGGTCACCTTGATCAGTATGTTATTGGTCAGGATGATGCTAAAAAGATATTATCGGTAGCAGTATATAACCACTACAAACGCTTAAACCAGCGTATTGACAAGGATGAGGTAGAGATAGAAAAATCAAACATTATAATGGTAGGTGAAACAGGCACAGGTAAAACCCTGCTTGCCAAAACACTTGCTAAAATATTAAATGTACCTTTCTGTATCTGCGATGCCACCGTATTAACCGAAGCCGGTTATGTAGGTGAGGACGTAGAAAGCATATTAACACGTTTGCTGCAATCAGCCGATTATGATGTAACCACTGCCGAAAGAGGTATAGTTTATATTGATGAGGTTGATAAGATAGCACGTAAGAGCGATAATGCCTCTATCACACGTGATGTAAGTGGCGAAGGTGTGCAACAGGCTTTGTTGAAAATATTAGAAGGTACAATGGTTAACGTACCACCACAGGGTGGCCGTAAGCATCCGGATCAGAAAATGATCACGGTTAATACCAGCAACATATTATTTATATGCGGTGGTGCCTTTGATGGCATTGAGCGTAAAATAGCAAACCGCCTGCGTACACAAACCGTTGGTTACAAAATGAAACGTGATGATGGCGAGGTTGACCTTAAAAATCTTTACAAATACATCACGCCTCAGGATCTGAAATCATTCGGTTTGATACCTGAGCTGATTGGTCGTTTACCGGTATTAACTTACCTTAATCCGCTGGATAGGGAAGCGTTGCACAACATATTAACCGAGCCCAAAAACTCCTTACTTAAACAATACAAAAAATTGTTTGAATATGAAGGTGTAAAGCTTGACTTTGATACCGAAGTGTTGGATTTTATTGTTGATAAAGCAATGGAGTTTAAGTTAGGTGCACGTGGTTTACGCTCAATATGCGAAGCGATAATGATTGACGCGATGTTTGAGTTCCCATCTAAAAAGGATGTGAAACAACTAACCGTAACGTTGGATTATGCGCATGAGAAATTCGAAAAATCAGACTTGAAGAAGTTGAAAGTAGCTTAATAAGGCTTTGTTAAAATATTAAAGCCCGGTATCATTACCGGGCTTTTTTTATGTTTGTTGTTAAAGCTGGAAGCTTTAACAATGCCGCACCACGAGTTACGCTACGCTAAACTCGCGGCAGCAGCTAGTGAGGTTGGTTCCCCTCTTAAGAGGGGAAGGGGTGTGTTTCTAAAACTAAACCAACTTCTCACGTTCAAAAAACTTTTGAATAGTATCCGGAGCAGTCATTAAAAAGGTTTGTATCCCCAGTTTCTTTGCAGTCTCTAAATGCTGTGGGCTATCATCAATAAACAATGTTTCGGCAGGATT
Protein-coding regions in this window:
- the tig gene encoding trigger factor produces the protein MNISQEKIDNLNAILKINLNPEDYQPRVDKAIKDQAKKAKIPGFRPGMVPPAHIKRMYGKSILVDEINNLLSDTLNNYINEQQLEVLGQPLPQVDHSKEYNWDFADNFEFNYEVGLAPAFDIDFSSKDKITKYIIKVDDETLASRITNIRKSYGKMTNPDLSAGDDVLYSELVQLSPDGSVFEDGISNTTSVRLDQIQDAGIKAELIGLQKGAEVVFDIQKAFNNDAAKVAGLLKIEEDAAADLKSKFRLTVKNINRLEESDLNQEFFDKLFGEGVVTTEEEFKAKITEELETMMQQDAERKLQDEIYHYALDKVDFNLPDDFLKRWLKATNEQLSDDELQGGYSDFAKNLKWTLIENKIIKDQNIDIKYDEVFALAKQRLAQQFQMYSPQPIAEEQLAQYTVQYLQTKENANKIFEELKALKVFDYIKSVVTLNDKDILFTDFSKLVAEHKH
- the clpP gene encoding ATP-dependent Clp endopeptidase proteolytic subunit ClpP, coding for MDSIDKNEFRKYAVKHHRINSLYVDKYITGVAQSASLPTSMTPYIIEERQLNVAQMDVFSRLMMDRIIFLGDAIYENIANIIQAQLLFLQSADSKRDIQIYINSPGGSVYAGLGIYDTMQFISNDVATICTGMAASMAAVLLCAGTNGKRAALPHARVMIHQPSGGAQGQQSDIEITYHEITKLKKELYQIIADHSGAPFEKVWDASDRDHWMIAEEAKEFGMVDEILRGNHTKAK
- the clpX gene encoding ATP-dependent Clp protease ATP-binding subunit ClpX yields the protein MNKNSKEIRCSFCGAGKQDSLMLIAGLDAHICDKCVNQANEILAEELKVRKVKASPSTPGILKPAEIKGHLDQYVIGQDDAKKILSVAVYNHYKRLNQRIDKDEVEIEKSNIIMVGETGTGKTLLAKTLAKILNVPFCICDATVLTEAGYVGEDVESILTRLLQSADYDVTTAERGIVYIDEVDKIARKSDNASITRDVSGEGVQQALLKILEGTMVNVPPQGGRKHPDQKMITVNTSNILFICGGAFDGIERKIANRLRTQTVGYKMKRDDGEVDLKNLYKYITPQDLKSFGLIPELIGRLPVLTYLNPLDREALHNILTEPKNSLLKQYKKLFEYEGVKLDFDTEVLDFIVDKAMEFKLGARGLRSICEAIMIDAMFEFPSKKDVKQLTVTLDYAHEKFEKSDLKKLKVA